Proteins found in one Brachyspira murdochii DSM 12563 genomic segment:
- a CDS encoding glycine/sarcosine/betaine reductase component B subunit encodes MKLEIGEIYIKDIKLDKISKVENGVLYVNADEVTKIVLEDDKLKSVKIDVARPGESVRITPVKDVIEPRVKVDGRGGIFPGMISKVDTVGEGKTHVLKGAAVVTCGKIVGFQEGIIDMTGPGADYTPFSKLNNLCLVIEPVEPIEKHDYEAAVRGAGLRVATYLGKLAKDLKPDNTYSYETKPIFEQAAMYPNLPKVGYIYMLQTQGLLHDTYVYGVDAKKIVPTFIYPTEVMDGAIVSGNCVSACDKNTTYHHLNNPVIKALYEKHGKDINFMGVIITNENVFLADKMRSSDWSSKLAKYFGLDAVIISEEGFGNPDADLIMNCKKAEAFGIKTCIITDEYAGRDGASQSLADSDVSANAVVTAGNANVVINLPKMDKVIGMLDFTDKIAGGFDGSLKADGSIEAELQVITGATNELGFNKFSATGL; translated from the coding sequence ATGAAGTTAGAGATAGGCGAGATTTATATTAAAGATATAAAGCTTGACAAAATTTCAAAAGTCGAGAATGGCGTACTCTATGTAAACGCAGATGAGGTTACAAAGATTGTACTTGAAGACGATAAGTTGAAAAGTGTAAAAATTGATGTGGCTCGTCCTGGAGAATCTGTACGTATTACTCCAGTAAAAGACGTAATTGAACCTAGAGTAAAAGTTGACGGCAGAGGCGGTATATTTCCGGGTATGATATCTAAAGTAGATACAGTTGGAGAAGGTAAAACTCATGTTTTAAAAGGTGCTGCTGTAGTTACTTGCGGTAAAATAGTAGGTTTCCAAGAAGGTATCATAGATATGACTGGACCTGGAGCTGATTATACACCATTCTCAAAACTTAATAATCTATGTCTTGTTATAGAGCCGGTAGAGCCTATAGAAAAACATGATTATGAAGCAGCAGTAAGAGGAGCTGGTTTAAGAGTAGCTACTTATTTAGGAAAATTGGCTAAAGATTTAAAACCTGATAATACTTACAGCTATGAAACTAAACCTATATTTGAACAAGCAGCAATGTATCCTAACTTACCAAAAGTAGGCTATATATATATGCTTCAAACTCAAGGTTTATTGCATGATACTTATGTTTATGGTGTAGATGCTAAGAAAATAGTTCCGACATTCATTTATCCAACAGAAGTAATGGACGGTGCTATAGTAAGCGGTAACTGTGTATCAGCTTGTGATAAAAATACTACTTATCACCACTTAAATAACCCAGTAATTAAAGCTTTATATGAAAAACATGGTAAAGATATTAACTTTATGGGTGTTATAATAACAAATGAAAATGTATTTTTAGCAGATAAAATGCGTTCATCAGATTGGTCATCAAAATTGGCTAAATACTTCGGATTAGATGCAGTAATCATCTCAGAAGAAGGATTCGGCAACCCAGATGCTGACTTAATAATGAACTGTAAAAAAGCAGAAGCATTTGGTATAAAAACATGTATCATAACAGATGAGTATGCTGGAAGAGACGGAGCTTCACAGTCTTTAGCAGATTCTGATGTATCAGCAAATGCAGTAGTAACAGCAGGTAATGCTAATGTAGTTATTAACTTGCCAAAAATGGATAAAGTAATAGGTATGTTAGACTTTACAGATAAAATAGCAGGCGGATTTGACGGATCATTAAAAGCAGATGGTTCTATTGAGGCAGAATTACAAGTTATTACTGGTGCTACAAACGAATTAGGTTTTAATAAATTTAGTGCTACAGGACTATAA